A DNA window from Aureibaculum sp. 2308TA14-22 contains the following coding sequences:
- the rsfS gene encoding ribosome silencing factor, which yields MAKNKVSTDQLISEIINGIDKVKGLNVNILDLRDIENTVCDYFIVCEGGSNTQVNAISGSIQKTVSKALKENPWHTEGETNAEWILLDYINVVVHIFQKHIREFYDIESLWGDAKITTLGA from the coding sequence ATGGCGAAAAACAAAGTAAGTACTGATCAGTTAATTTCTGAAATAATAAATGGTATAGATAAAGTTAAAGGCTTAAATGTTAATATTTTAGACTTAAGAGATATTGAAAATACAGTTTGTGATTATTTTATAGTTTGTGAAGGAGGCTCAAACACCCAAGTAAATGCAATTTCTGGCTCAATACAAAAAACAGTCAGTAAAGCATTAAAAGAAAATCCATGGCATACTGAAGGTGAAACTAATGCAGAATGGATTTTATTAGATTATATAAATGTAGTTGTTCATATTTTTCAGAAACATATCAGAGAATTTTATGACATTGAAAGTTTGTGGGGTGATGCAAAAATTACCACATTAGGAGCGTAA